The DNA segment CCATCTCCACGCCGGCGAGACGGAACATGAGGGGCACGCACACAAAGCCTCCCTTTGCGGCAGCACCGTATATCTCCATCCACTCCACGCAGTTATATGCGAGCACGGCGAAGCGGTCGCCTTTCTTCATGCCCATATCGGCGAGGGCATTGGCGAGCCTGCACGCCCTCTCATCCCACTGCTTGAAGGTATAGCTCTTGTACAGGTCTTTTATGCCTATTTTATTCGGATACTTGAACCCATTTACCCTCAGTACGTCTTTTGCTGTCAACCAGTGCCCGTTCTTCATAAAAACCCTCCTTAATGTAGTGGTTTCGCGCCGCCTCTCGCGGCGGTGTGTTGATCTGAAAAGCGTGGTTTATAGGACAGCCGCACCAGATAAAATCCCGATCGTCCATTCGGTCCCGTCCTTCCTCATGCGCCGCCCCTGAAAGGGGAGGGGCGGGTTTTCCCTCTCTGTCTGCAAGGTCTCCCTCGTAAGGACACTTCAGGCGCACCCTTTACGGGCAGCCTGTCTCGGAACTGTTCTTTCGCGTGCTTCGGAAGAATCCCCGCCCGTCCCTTCTTTGCCCGAAAGGGGTGGGCGGGGATATATCAGTCTTCGCTTACTCTATAAGCTCCAGGTAGTGGTGTACCTTCTGGGGCATCTTGTTCTGCAGGACGTTGTCGATAAGGTTGATCATGCATCCCGGGCAGGCGGTCACCACGATATCGGCGCCCGTCGTCTTGATGCCGTCCATCTTTTTGAGCGCTATCTTCTTTGATAGATCATAGTGATAGACACTGAAAGAGCCGCCCATCCCGCAGCACATGTCGGCATTCGGCATCTCCACGTAGTTGAGCCCTTTCAGGGCCTTGAGGATCGCCCTCGGCTGTTCCTTTATGTTCTGATACCGTACGAGGTGGCATGGATCGTGCCATGTCGCGGTCTTCCCCACGAATTCCTTTTTGAGCTTGAATTCCTCCGGGTTTATTTTCAGCACGTCGATGAGAAATTCCGTGCTGTCCTTCACCTTCTTTTCGAAGGCCTCGTACCTCTTTTGCTGATCTTCCGTGTCGGGAAGATACTTCTGGTAGTCCTTGAGGGTTGAGCTGCACGTGCCGCAGCCCGTCACCACGTAATCGAAATCCTTGAAGGCCTCGATATTCTTTTCGGCGAGCATCCTCCCTGTTTCGAAATCGCCGCTGAAGTAGATGGCGGCGCCGCAGCAGTTCTGCTCCTCCGGAACGACCACCTCCACGCCGTGATTCGTAAGAACGTCTATCATTTTAAGGGCAATTTCGGGAAAAATGAAGTCCATGGCGCATCCCGAGAAGAAGCCGACCCTCATTACGGGTGCTTTTCCGTTCTTCGGCTTGTTCACCCGCTGCACCACGTCCCTCAGGAACTTGTCTGCGAGGGTGGGAATATTCCTGCCCGCGCCCAGGGCCTTGAGGAAATCGGGCAGATGGCGGATCTTACCCTCCGTGGTGGGCATCATCCACTGAAACGCCTTCGCCATCTTTACGTAACGTCCGAAAGCCTTCCTGTTTGACATCACCTTACGGAAGGCAAAGTTCTTGATGAAGCCGAGCCCCTTATTCTTGACCATCTGGGCTCGTGCGCCTACCACCACCCGGTCGATCTGGGTCTTGGCGGGACAGTTGGCCACACATCTCTTGCAAAGGAGGCACTTCCCGATAATGTTACCCATTTCGGGGGTAAACTTCTGCTCCCCCTTGAGGGCCTGCCTCACGAGATAGTTTTTCCCCCTCGCCACGGCAGTTTCCACCTTTTCTTCCTGATAGACAGGGCAGAAAAAGCTGCAAAAGCCGCATTTCATGCACTGGTCTGCATATTTTTCAATTTTTTTAAGTTCTTTTAGATCTTCCAAGCGCGACCCCCTTTAATACCTTAATCCCAAATCTTGCCTGGGTTCATTATGTTGTTCGGGTCGAAGAGATTCTTGACCCCCTTCATGAGATTGACGACCACAGGGTTCGTCACACGGTTGAAGAATTTCTGCTTCTCCAGACCTATGCCGTGCTCTCCTGAAAGGACGCCCCCAAGCTCTACCGCGCTTTCGATAATCTCGTCTATTGCCTTTATGGATCTTTCATAATGCTCTTTGTTCTTCATATCCGTCAAAACGGAAGGGTGGAGATTGCCGTCGCCCGCGTGGCCCAATACGCAGGATTCCACATTGTACTTCTTTGCGATCTCCTTTATCTTCTTGATAAGGGCGGGGATATTCCCCCTCGGGACCGTCACGTCCTCGGAGAGTACGGTGGGGGCTTTTCCGAAGACCGCCGCAAAGCCGGCCTTTCTCGCCATCCAGTACTTGTCCGCCTCCGCCTGGTCTTTCGCCACCCTTACATCCGATGCACCGTATTTCTTTACGATCTCGACGATCTTTTCGGTTTCTTTTTCCACGGTCTCCGGAATGCCGTCGCACTCGAAGAGGAGCACCGCGTCGGCATCCTTGGGAAGGCCCATAGGCGCCATCTCCTCGATCCTGTTGATGACCCAGTTGTCGAGAAGCTCTATTTTATCGGGAATTACGCCGTTTTCGAGGACCCGGTAGACGCTCTCACCTGCTACGGCCACATCCGCATAGACGGCCATGATCGTCTTTTTCGCGGGAGGAAGGGGACGGAGCTTCAATTCCGCCTTCGTCACCACGCCGAGAGTCCCTTCGGAGCTGATGAAGATATGGAGAAGGTCGTAGCCGACCACGTTCTTCAAGGTCCTGCCCCCGAGATTTACGATCTCGCCCGTGGGAAGCACGGCCTCGATTCCAAGGATATACTGTTTCGTGACGCCGTATTTCACGCATGCAGGCCCGCCCGCGTTTTCGGCGATAATGCCGCCCATGGTCGCGCCGAGAAAGCTCTGGGGATCGGGCGGAAAGAAAAGACCGTCCTTAGCCAGCTTCAATGTCAGATCCTGAAGCACCACGCCCGCTTCCACTGTGGCCGAT comes from the Syntrophorhabdaceae bacterium genome and includes:
- a CDS encoding (Fe-S)-binding protein, with the protein product MEDLKELKKIEKYADQCMKCGFCSFFCPVYQEEKVETAVARGKNYLVRQALKGEQKFTPEMGNIIGKCLLCKRCVANCPAKTQIDRVVVGARAQMVKNKGLGFIKNFAFRKVMSNRKAFGRYVKMAKAFQWMMPTTEGKIRHLPDFLKALGAGRNIPTLADKFLRDVVQRVNKPKNGKAPVMRVGFFSGCAMDFIFPEIALKMIDVLTNHGVEVVVPEEQNCCGAAIYFSGDFETGRMLAEKNIEAFKDFDYVVTGCGTCSSTLKDYQKYLPDTEDQQKRYEAFEKKVKDSTEFLIDVLKINPEEFKLKKEFVGKTATWHDPCHLVRYQNIKEQPRAILKALKGLNYVEMPNADMCCGMGGSFSVYHYDLSKKIALKKMDGIKTTGADIVVTACPGCMINLIDNVLQNKMPQKVHHYLELIE
- a CDS encoding FAD-linked oxidase C-terminal domain-containing protein; protein product: MIREAVLTDLQKIVGKENVLNTPEGLKAYSYDGTTSWQHEPDVVVFPKTAGEISEILKLANKEKIPVTPRGGGTNVSGGSVPMLGGIVLVTTKMNNILKIDKENLSATVEAGVVLQDLTLKLAKDGLFFPPDPQSFLGATMGGIIAENAGGPACVKYGVTKQYILGIEAVLPTGEIVNLGGRTLKNVVGYDLLHIFISSEGTLGVVTKAELKLRPLPPAKKTIMAVYADVAVAGESVYRVLENGVIPDKIELLDNWVINRIEEMAPMGLPKDADAVLLFECDGIPETVEKETEKIVEIVKKYGASDVRVAKDQAEADKYWMARKAGFAAVFGKAPTVLSEDVTVPRGNIPALIKKIKEIAKKYNVESCVLGHAGDGNLHPSVLTDMKNKEHYERSIKAIDEIIESAVELGGVLSGEHGIGLEKQKFFNRVTNPVVVNLMKGVKNLFDPNNIMNPGKIWD